Within Theileria orientalis strain Shintoku DNA, chromosome 4, complete genome, the genomic segment ACCAGAGAAACTGGTTTATAGTAACATTGTAGAGCAAATACAGCGAATATACGTACTCCTACGATGGAATGTTTGATGTTTTGGACAATTTAACCAAGGACAAGTACACGAGTTCGAATGGACTGGCATATGACCTGAGAGAAGATCAACTGTATAAAGTcaattttgataaaatattggaaCACCTGTTGAAAGAGGTAAGGAGATAtggaatataaatatgtgcaTAAACACGGATAAATAAGCACATAAATAGAAGTAGAATACATAGTAAGAACTACAAAGTACAGTAAACTACAGTCAtgtaaagtaaaataaagtaaagtaaagttaaataattaataggAAATAAAACTGCTGGCATATAATCGACTGGGAGATAGTTCACTGATCAAGAGCGTTGTGAACATCTTGATTGAAAACAATACGGGAAGATGGCCAAACGTAGTGCGCTACGACTACATACAGTCAGAAATCATGGCAATGAAGGAGTTCCAAAACATCAATTCGCAATACTTGATGAAGTTCTTCCAAGGATTATCCAAACACACTGATAATCTAGTAGTGCACACACCTCAaggtaataaaaatataattagtaGCACTAGCGATATAAGCACGGTAACGGGGATGATGACGATTATTAGATAACTCGTACTACTTCGACTGGTATAAGGCGAAGAAAAtgttgaaggagaaggCGATATTTGGGTAAAGGATAAAGGAGTAGATAAATACATGCTTAGATCAATAAAGAGACTGCTGGGAATCAAGGGAGCGAGATTGTGGAATCTGCTGATAAAAGAAGCGGAAGAAAACCCCTCAGTAATACTGGATACACACCAGGTAGGCAAGGGAAGCTTAACAACAAGTAGATCAGCGAAAAGGGGCTGGTGTCGCTGCAGACGGCAAGGTCAATACTGTACAATCTGACGCTGAAAGGCTTCGCGAAGCTGTACGAATCGGTAAAATCGACGAACTAACACGTTAAAGGTTCAGGAGGTGGCCCAACAGGTTCCAAACCAAACGGATAGACAAACGCTGTACTTCACGTCCTCAATTGAACTGGTAAGCagagaaaaataaaaaggaggCTTAGACGTACGGACAAGTAATTAAACTGGGATACAAGTTCGCGTCGAACCTGATAGAGAGACTGGTGTACGAAAGAAAGGCAAACTTCCACAGGTAACTGGATAGAAACAATAGAATCCTTAGGAATCTGGTAATACAGGACGCCGCAGAGGCGAATATGAGACAAACTGACCCGAAGATAATAGAAATACACCTGCTTTACCTCATTAAGTTCATCATGATTATGAGGCAactgtaaatgtgtaaactgACACAATACACACTACGTAGGACTCGAATAGcctttaaatattattagtgttaTATCCTTTTCGTTCAAACTCTCCAGTAAGGCTCGAGAACGGAAATCTGAGAGAATGGGTGAGAATGGACATTATGCCGCCAAGTGCGTGCA encodes:
- a CDS encoding uncharacterized protein (RNA polymerase III subunit RPC82-related, helix-turn-helix domain containing protein); translated protein: MYSIECDLVIHILEYYFGEAAAKIASHLLLRGPVTLHKLVSYSEYDFKIVRNTLVILIHHGVVEYAMDASQFGNKSVTHVLYSIKSENVLSILLIPFLLHTAKEKVDENTFKILFHIAKYGIVSPGKIRESFEDMETHTIFESISKLINEGYIRCVDSFVQHKSKYSEYTYSYDGMFDVLDNLTKDKYTSSNGLAYDLREDQLYKVNFDKILEHLLKEEIKLLAYNRLGDSSLIKSVVNILIENNTGRWPNVVRYDYIQSEIMAMKEFQNINSQYLMKFFQGLSKHTDNLVVHTPQDNSYYFDWYKAKKMLKEKAIFGSIKRLLGIKGARLWNLLIKEAEENPSVILDTHQISEKGLVSLQTARSILYNLTLKGFAKLYESEVAQQVPNQTDRQTLYFTSSIELTYGQVIKLGYKFASNLIERLVYERKANFHRNLVIQDAAEANMRQTDPKIIEIHLLYLIKFIMIMRQL